GCCCGTCTTTAAAGGTGAATTCTGTTCGTCCTGTCGATGAGAACGGGAAGGTTCTGGTGCAAGGGCAGTTGATGCCTCCTGAGGCTGCATTAATACCAACAGGTAATGCGATCATTTACGAACATGTGCCTGGTTTTAATAGTATGCGTGCAACTTATCGCTGGTCGGGGTTGATGTTTACAGCACTTTGGGGTCTTTCAGTACTCTTCATAATATCAATGTCGTCAACTTATACAGGCTATTTTATAAGTAGCATAATTATAGCTTTCTTAATTATTTCCAACCTTCCGGATATTCCAAACAGGTTAAAACAAGGAATAAATTATCACATTGCAATGCACCAGATGGATACTGATTTCGCTCCCTTAGCAGATTATTTAGGAAAGGAGGCAAGAGTCTTTTTTGCACCACCGGGTAACGATTTTATTGTAAATTATCTGGCCGCAACTGGTAACTACCGCGCTTTTAATATTGGAGGAGACAAAAATCTTGAAATGGCTCGAAAAGCCTGGCCCCAGCCTATTAAGCAAATGCAACTTTTCAATCCGGGTCCATATTTTGTTGAAGAGCTAAAAATTATTCTTCTGGATGATATAGCTGACTATGTGGTTATACCATATTTCGATATGCTTTGGGGTGCACATGCTTGGCCTCCTAATAGAAATGAAATTATTACTCGAAAGGAAAAGTTTTCGCATGTGGTTGATATTTTTGAAAAAGACTCTTTGTTTAATGTAAAGAATGAGAAATTATATGCAATAATTTCACTTTCCCCAGATGCAAATATGCAACACATTCAATCAGCCTTACGCGAGGCCTCTCGGATATACAATTGCCAGCCGCCGAAATGCTTGCACTGGGAGGCAGAACATGAAAACATCCCCATGAAAGTAGGAAAACAGGTATCGAATGCAGTACGTTCAACTGGTCAATCCGGGTTTTTGGTATATGGGCCGTATAAAACTATGAATGCAGGGAGTTACATGCTCGAATTGCGTGGTATGATCAATTCAACCAACGGAAGGGTGATTACGGATGTGGTAGGTGATAAAGGACAGCATACTTTCGCGCGTTTTGAAGGGGTGGATGGTGTGAATTTGGGTGATGAGACTGTCTTGCTCAATAAGAAAGTGGTGCTCGATAAGGCGGTTAGTGATTTGGAAGTGCGGGTTTGGGTGGACGAGCTGGTGGACATTGAGTTAACCGGTTATTCACTAATCCCCATCGATGACAACGAAAATCCTTCTTTATTATAATAACTTTATGTATAACAGCAGGGGCGATAATAAAATTAATATGTGTTTAAAGGGCTGATTAAAATGAAAAAGCTTATAGTGCAGATTCCTTGTTATAATGAAGAAAAAACATTGCCTTTAACAGTGGCTGATATACCCAGAAAAATACCCGGTATTGATAAGGTCGAAATTTTGATTATCGATGACGGAAGTTCTGATAAAACAGTAGAGGTAGCAAGGGAAATCGGTGTGGATCATATTGTGAGTTTCCCTAAAAATAAAGGACTGGCCAGGGCATTTGCAGCAGGATTGAACGCTTGCTTGAGGTTGGGAGCAGACATTATTGTAAATACAGATGGGGATAACCAGTATAACGGTGCGGATATTCCCAAACTGATTAGGCCGATTTTAGAGGGCAGGGCTGAAATTGTAATTGGAGATAGACAGGTAGAAACCATAGATCATTTTTCAAAAACAAAAATTATGTTGCAAAAACTAGGTAGTTGGGTAGTTAGAAAAGCATCGTCCACAGATGTTCCCGACACCACAAGCGGGTTCAGGGCTTATAGCCGGGACGCTGCTTTACAGATTAACGTGACATCTGATTACACGTATACTTTGGAAACCATTATCTCTGCCGGCCATCGAAGGATGGGAATAGAATCCGTTCCCATATCTACCAACGAAAAGCTCAGGGAATCGAGATTGTTTAGTAGCATAAGAAAATATGTATCACGGTCGGCAGCAACCATTATTAGAATATATACCATGTATCAACCATTAAAAGTCTTTATGGGCATGGGTATATTTTCCATGATACTAGGTTCAATAATCGGTATCAGATATTTGGTGTTTTATTTTATGGGGCAAGGCATAGGACATATACAGTCATTAATTCTTATGGCCGTACTTCTTATTATGGGATTCCAATTAATTATTTTTGGGATGTTAGCTGATTTAATAGCCAACAATAGAAAGTTAAATGAGCAGATTTTAACCAAGGTGAGAAAAATAGATGCTGATATTAATAAGGGTAATTCATTATACTTAAGTAGTATGCAAAAAGGAATAGAACTTATCCAGTTAAGGAGGAAAACGGGGGAAAGTAAATGAGGATATCAGTTGTGGGTGCCGGTTATGTTGGGTTAGCTACTGCTGTGTCATTGGCTGAAACTGGAAATGAGGTGTGTGTTGTTGAAAAAGAAATGGACAAGCTGGAAAAGCTTAAAAATGGTATCTCTCCATTTTTTGAACCTGGATTGGAACAGGCCTTAAATGAATTAATCAGAGAACGAAAGATTTCCTTTCATCAAGATCTGAAAGAAAAAATACATAATTCGGAAATTATTTTTATTGCTGTAGGTACACCGTCACTTCCTTCCGGGGAAGCTGATTTATCCGGGTTAATTAAAGTTTGTACCCAAATTGGAAAGTTGATGCGTGATTACAAGGTAATTGTTATTAAAAGTACCGTACCGGTAGGGACTTGTGATCTTGCAAAGCGGATTATTCGTGAAAATCAAGAAGATCTATACGATTTTGATGTTGTATCTAATCCAGAGTTTCTTCGGGAAGGGACGGCCTTAAAAGATGCCAGGGAACCGTCAAGGATAATACTGGGGTGCGGTAGTAAAAAAGCAAGGAATATAATGCAGAAACTTTATGAATTTGTTGATGCTCCTGTTATAATTACTGATCTTAGAAGCTCTGAAATGATTAAGTATGCTTCAAATGCTTTTCTGGCAACAAAAATATCCTTCATTAATGAAATAGCTAATATATGTGATAAAGTTGGAGCCGATATAATTGAGGTCGCTCGCGGCATGGGTAAGGATAAACGCATTGGATCCGATTTTCTTCGTGCCGGTATTGGTTATGGCGGTTCCTGCTTTCCAAAGGATACAAAAGCATTGATTCAAATTGCCGGTCATGTGGCCCATGACTTCAAGTTGCTTAAGGCTGTGGTAGAGGTTAATAATTTGCAATGGAAGAAAGTTGTTGAAAAGTTAGAATTTTTATTGGGGGATATTAAGAAAAAAACTATTACTATATGGGGCTTAAGTTTTAAGCCAGGTACTGATGATACTCGTGAAGCCCCTTCAATTCTAATCATTAAAGAAATAAACAGGTTGGGCGGGGTTGTTCAGGTATATGATCCTGTCATTAAAGGACCGGTAGGGGGAGCATTCGAAGGGGTTACTTTCTGTACAGATCCTTATGCGGCCGCAGAAGGCTCGGATGCAGTTATACTGGTAACTGAGTGGCAAGAATTTTTGAATATAGATTGGCAGAGGCTTAAAAAGGGTATGGCACAACCAGTACTAATTGATGGTCGCAATGTATATGACCCTCATACTATTGTTGCAAACGGGTTTTATTATTCATGTATTGGCAGGCCTTCCGTAGAGAATAGAGGTTTTGTAAAAGAAAGCATGGTTGATGTTTACAATATTGCTGAAAAGAGATGGAATATATCATAACTTTCATATCCAACCCATAGATGATTGTAATCATATTGGATAATAATGATGAAATACATGGAGTGATTTAATTGCATAAATCAATAGAGGCCTGCCGTACAGCTTTTAAAGCATATGACATTCGGGGTAAGGTTCCGGACGAATTAAATGAAGAAATAGCTTACCGCATAGGAAGAGCCTATGTAAATCTATTTAAAACAAAAAAAATAGCGGTAGGTCATGATGTGCGAGTATCCAGCCCAGCTCTTGTTAATGCACTTGCCAAAGGCTTAATGGAAAGTGGTTGTGATGTTATAGATATCGGCCTATGTGGTACCGAGCAAATCTATTTTGCAACATTCCACATGGGACTTGATGGGGGCATTATGGTTACTGCCAGTCATAACCCGCAGGATTATAACGGTATGAAATTAGTACGTTCCGGTGCCAGGCCGATTAGTGGAGATAGCGGGTTGCGTGAACTGGAGGAAAGAGTAATTAGTAGTGCTTACACGTCAAGCCCGTCTTCAGATGCTAGCTTAGGGAAATATATTCGCCAGGACATTATGGCTGAATATGTGCAACACCTTTTATCTTATGTAGATCAATCCATTCTTCGCCCTTTCAAGGTGGTAGTGAATGCCGGAAATGGTTGCGCCGGGCCTGTGATTGATTTATTAGAACAATGCTTGCCTTTCCAATTTATTAAAATAAATCACGTACCTGATGGTACATTTCCCAATGGTATCCCCAACCCTCTCTTGCCCGAAAACAGGGATGTCACAGCCAAAGCGGTGCGGGAATCGGGGGCGGATGTTGGTATTGCCTGGGATGGTGATTTTGACCGGTGCTTTTTATATGATGAGCAGGGAAAATTTATTGAAGGTTATTATATAGTGGGTTTATTAGCCAAAGCTTTTTTACAGCGTTACCGGGGAGGTAAGATAATACATGATCCCCGGTTAACGTGGAATACCGTGGAATTGGTACGTGATGCCGGAGGTGTTCCCGTGCTTAGTAAAACCGGCCATGCTTTTATTAAAGAACGTATGCGTTTGGAGGATGCATTATATGGCGGGGAGATGTCCGCCCACCATTACTTCAGAGATTTTAATTATTGCGACAGTGGAATGATTCCCTGGTTACTGGTACTGGAAATAATGAGCCGTCAAGGAAAACGTTTATCGGAGTTAATACAGGAGCGTATGAATCGTTTTCCGGTAAGCGGAGAAATTAACCGCCGGGTAGCTCAACCGGGAAAAGTTATACAATACATAGAGCAAAGGTTTGCTAAAGAAAAACCAATTATTGATCGAACGGACGGGTTGAGTATGGAATTCGATACATGGCGTTTTAACGTACGCATGTCAAATACAGAGCCTTTGCTAAGATTAAATGTGGAAACAAAGGGCGATTTTAAACTTCTTGAGCAAAAAACAAATGAAATTCTTGCGTTGATTGATTCTGTGTCTGATAAAACTATTTAGTTGACTAAGGGTTGGAAAGCCGGCTATCTTGTTTTTGTCTAAATGTCATAAATATAGTATTGCGAAGGAAAATAAAAGATAAGGTGTGCCAATTTTAATAAAGAATATTCTAATACACACGTAGGCCCTATTATATCCAGCCAGTTCGATGCTGAACTGTAATGGTAAACTAAAAGTGTACCCAAAAGGGCGGCTGGGGTAACAAAAAATATACCACCGAAATCTTCCAAACCTGTAAAATGGGAATGAGCTAAACTACCAATTTACAGGGGGGATTTGAAAGGATGCCCTCGGTGGTTGATATTGAGCTTGTCAGAAAGATGCACCTTGTACAAGATAAATCCCAGCGGGCAATTGTATTTGGGTTCTGAATCGTCAAATATGGCTTTCCGTACTGTTTTTCGGGACATTTTAAGCCCCGGGCTATCCAGCGCATGGATTTTCCTTACTTTTGGTAGAGCCTTCTGATAATCTCTTTATCTTATCGACCACGCTGATCATTTCCTTTCCTCCTGTCCGCTACAGTTGATCATATACAGCATACAGGAAATTTTGATCAGGTAGTCCCCTTTTGGGTGAGCTAAGGGCTAAAATGGCCCCCTTTTATTTTAGCAAATACATCTGGTTACTTTAATATAGCGTTTATGTAAAAAAGATTTGGCCAGCGATATCATCACGCTGGCTGCTCTATATTAAATTCCCGGGATATGGCTTTTATAAAGAAGGGTACCACCCGGGGGTCAAAGTGAGTGCCTGCGCAGCGTTGAATTTCCGCCAGGGCATCTTTAAAGGTTGCTCCCTTGCGGTACGGCCGGTCTGTTGTTATGGCATCAAATGTATCGGCAATAGCTATGATGCGGGCCACCAGCGGTATTTCCTCGCCCTTTATACCCCTGGGGTAGCCCGTCCCGTCGTATTTTTCCTGATGACATAATGCGCCTTTATAAAGTTTCTCCGCCAGGTGAATTGGCTTAACATTAGCCAAAATTTTAGCACCCAATTCCGCGTGGCTTTTCATTAAGGCCCATTCTTCGTTACTCAAATGTCAATGGCCATTTGAAAATCCCCATTTTTGGCCATGAAAAACCAGCACATTTGGCAACATAAATAGATGGCTTGATTATTAATTATGTTGGTCAACTAATTCGGGTAATTCATTATGTTGGTCAATATTTGTTGGTATCAAGCGGTTACGCATACGGTAACTGTCACCCTTCATGTTAAACACATGGGCATGGTGCAACAGCCTATCCAAAGTAGCAGCAGCTGTGCTGGCGTTGGCAAATAATGTGCCCCACTCGGCAAAATTAAGGTTGCTGGTAACTATAAGGGAACGTTGTTCATAAGCCCTTGCTATAAATTGGAATATGTGGTCTGATGCCGTTTCATCCATAGATACATAGCCTAGCTCATCTAAAATAATCAGGTGGTTTTTTAGTATGGTGTCAATCCTTTTATTAAAGCTGGAATCGGCCAGTGATGCATATAAATCCTCCACCAGTTCGGTAAAGGTATAGAATCGTACTTTGTATCCGGCATTTACTGCTACTACCCCTAGACCGATGGCCAGGTGAGTTTTGCCTACCCCAGACGGGCCAAGAAAAACGACATTTTCTTTGGCATGCATGAAATCTAAACTTGCTAGATCCCGGATGCTCTGTTGGTTAATGGAGTTTTGGAATGAGTAATCAAACTCATTCAGGGTTTTTAACTGGGGGAATTTAGCCCTTTTCATGTTTTTTAATCGTTGGGCTTCATCCCGCATTTTAATTTCGTGCTCAACCAAATAGGCTAGAAAGTCAATATAGCCTGGTTCCTCTTCCATGGCCAACTCATTTACAGAATCGATAATTTCTCTGGTATATCGCAGTTTAAGTCGTTTTAGCCCTTGTTCTAAGGCTTTTCTGTCAGCAACAGGTATTTTATTAATCATTACATTACACCCCCATAATAGCTCGTATCCCGTCTTTCGACATCTACATGATAGAGAGTATTCAGTTTGGCTTTTTTAGTGTTGTTAGGGGGTTCTGGTAAGCTGCGAGGTGCTTTGATTTGTCTATCAATTATCCTCTTTAAGATGCCATATCCAAAGGCACCAAAGGATAGTGATCTTTTCATGGCATTACTAACGATTGCGCTGTCATGCTGTTTTGCTAGGGCAATAATTTTCTCCATCTGTTCCCTTAAATGACCGTGCCGGCTCCTACTCAAACCTTGCAAATATTCTGCCGCCTCGGGTGCCAGAGCTTCAAATTTAGCTTGTAAGGCATTTTTAGGCTTTTTTGCCGGTTGATTGTGTAATGGGTAGTGGTTGTCATTGATGATGGTTTGATTTTTACCTTTAGCCAATTGGTGTGTTGCTATTACGCTTTTATCATCAAGAATTTCAATCCGATCCTCGTAACGTAGATACCGCACTGTTTTACGGGCAAATTGTGCGGGTACGGAGTATTTGTTAGCGTCAATGAAAATCAGTGCGGTTTTGGTGGCCTTCCGTTTTTCTGTAACGGGTAGTGCTTCTTTTATCGGCGGCAGTGGTTTTAAATATTTCTGTTCTTTTATCAGTTGTTCCGCCGGTACACAACCGGTTGTGCCGTGGGGTTTAGCATTAGCCACTGTCTCTAGCCACTCCATGGCCTGGTTATTTAAATCATCAACACTGGTAAAATCTCTGGCGTAATAGAAGCCGTGCTTGACATATTTAACATTGGATTCTACCTTACCTTTACTTTCAGCGTCGTTAACCCAACAAGCTTTGGGGGTAAAACCATACTTTAAAGCAATGTGCATCAGGTTCTCATTAAAACGAATTACAGTACCTACTCGTTCAGATACAACTGTTTTAGCATTGTCAAAAAGTATTGTTTCCGGTACACCACCTATATAATTTAAGGCCCGGTGCACACAACCATTGAATACCGCGGAATTAAGTGAGGTAATGAATTCTACATAACGCTGTCGTGACCAACTAAGGCAGAATACAAAAACGTATAGTTTTTTCCGTCGGCCATTCTCTATTATTTCACCCATGTGGCCCCAGTCAATTTGGGCTTGTTCACCGGGTAGTGTTTCATAGGGTTTGTACTCTCTCGATCCCTGTGGCCGGATTGTGGCCACGTAACGCCGCACTGTGCGGTTAGAGCCGGTGTAGCCCTTTTCCTTTATTTCATTAAATAATCTTTCGGCCGAAAGTTTTGGCCACTTTTCTAGCCGTTCTTTGATATAATCTTTATATGGGTCAAGGATAGAGCTTCGATGATAGATTGGTTTTTGCTTTTCAGGTTCGCTACAGTTCCAGTATTTTGCTACTGTTCCACGATCCATAGAAAGTATTTCCGCAACGGTTTTTTTGTAAAGACCGGCTTGCTTTAATTCTTGAATTTTCACGATTTCCCACACCCCTGTCAATTTTACTCGCTCCCTCTCTCATGTTGTTTGTAGGTAAATGAGATATTCGAGGGGGCGAGTTTTATTTCCCTCTATATGATGGCCATTTGTGCGGGTTTTTCGTGACCGTTTATGTGGATTTTATCATGTCCGTTAACAACGGACTGACTAATATTAATCCCAATGTAATTTAAGAATTTTTTGCAGTTTATTTTAGTATTGACACCGGGTGCAGATTGTTCAATGTGATAAAATAGCGGGGGTTTTGGATAATTGAAAATGAGAATCTACAGTTTGTTTCCTTTAGTGCCCCAAGGCCAAAACGCTCGCGAAAATGGACCATTGAAGAGGGATCAAAGGGCGGTTTGCTCTGGTACTCCCTTAGGCCGATAAACAGCTGCAGGTACGGATTCTCGACGATCTGGTTTACGGTTTCCCGGTCGGTCAGTTTTAGTTTTTCTTTTATTATCAAGGCACCCAGGGCCATTCGGACGGGTTTAGCCTTTTTCCCCAGGTTGCTGGTTAAATAAATTGGCGTAACGTTCTTCGATGCTTTTCCACGGGATAATTTTAGCCAGTTTTACCCAGCGGTTATGGGCATCCAACTTGCCTTCAAATGGCAATATGAAATCTTCCAGATAAAATTGGTTTTCTACCTTGCGGAACATATTTTGACCTCCAGGTGCACGGTTTTTGTAGCGTTTACCGCATTTTTCATGCATCTTATTTCGACAAATATGTTCCAAAATCCTTGATTTTATTGGGGTTTTGCTTCATTCAGCAAGCCCTAATTAAGCTGCTCTTTGTTATGCTGGAAATTCGGAAGGAAAAAGATCAATTAAGTTGAATAAATAACCAATAAATATTCTTTGGTGAGAGATTCATGGCTAAAATTATAAGGGATCCTATCCATAATATAATTGAAGTGGAAGATGACGTTATAAATCTCATTGATACGTACGCCTTCCAGCGCTTGCGTAGAATTAGGCAGTTAGGGGTAGCTTGGTTAGTGTACCCCGCAGCCGAGCACAGTCGCTTGACACACTCGCTGGGCGTTTATGGTATGTCCAAACGTATTATCAATGCTCTGAAACAAAATAGTAAAAAGTTCAATTTGGAAAAGGAAGAAGAAAAGTTAATTACCATTGCTGCTTTATTACATGATATCGGTCATGGCCCCTTTAGTCACGCCTTTGAGAATGTTATCAAAAACCTGGGTGGTTTTTTTGACCATGAAAAGATGTCAATTCAAATTATCAAAGAATGTCAGGATATTACTGAACGGTTGCAGAAATGCGGTGAAAATTTTGCCGATAAGGTGTGCCAGATTCTTAATAAAGAATATTCTAATACACACGTAGGTTCTATTATATCCAGCCAGTTCGATGCTGACCGTATCGATTACTTGTTAAGGGATTCATATATGACTGGTGCTAATTACGGCAAGTTTGACGTTGACTGGTTATTGAAAAATATTAGCATTGAAAAGGCTACCTTTCCCACGGTAGAGGGGCAAACCGTGGTTTGCATAAATTACAATAAAGGCTTAAACGTTTTAGAACAGTACATTTTAGGCAGGTACTATATGTATGTTCACGTGTACTATCATAAAGTAATCAGGGCTTTTGAAACCATTATTTACAATGTTATCAAGAGGGTTATAAAAGAAGAACACGATAAACTGGTTGGGTATCAAGAAATAAAAGCCTTATATTCCGGTAATGTGGATATGGATTTGTATTTAAAGCTTGATGACTTTACTGTAATTGGGTGGTTCAATGAATGGTACTATGAAACTAATGATCCTATTTTAAAGGAATTGTTGCATTACTTTTTCTGCCGCAAGCCTTTTTATAAAGTTATATATCCTTCTGCAAAGCCAAATGAATACTCGTCACAAAAGGATAAGGTCCTTAAGCAGTTTGATACTGAAGAGCAAAGGGAATATTTTTTTTATGAGGATACGCCCACAAATGTGGCATATAAAAGTTTATATCTCACTAAGGGTGTTTCGGATGAGATATTTGTATACAAAAACGAGAATGAAATAATACCGCTGTCAGCGGTGGAGGACACCGTAATCAGTCAAGCGGGTTCCACCCTGAGCAAGGATATAATTCGGTGGTACATAAAAGTTTAGTCGGGGAGAGATTAGCATGTTGGAGAATATTTATATGGTGCGAGATATTATTAATTTAGCTGGGGGGCAAATCAAAGGCCGCAAAAAAATGCAAAAAATTATCTATATATTACAACAGCTAGCCAAACCCTTTAGAAAACCCTACGAGTTTAGGTGGAACTTTTACGGAGTATATTCGGATGAATTAGCCAGCGAGTTGAATGTGGGGGAGATTTTCGGTATTTTGCGGGAGAGGTGTCTGGAAGAGCATGGTTACCGCACATTTATTATCGAAACAGTTGATAACTCCAATGCTTCAGGTATCGAAAAAGATGAACAAGTGAAACAGTTGGTAACATATTTAGCGGCCAAAGAATCAAGGGTATTGGAGGTGCTAAGCTCGATTATCTTTTTCAAAGATCAAGGCTATGCTGATGCGGCACTAGAAGAAAAACTGCATGTTTTTAAAGGGCACTTGGCATCTTTTTTTGACGAAGCATTTACTACATACAACGAATTAACAGGAGTCAGGCTTAAATTAGAATCAAGATAAGTGGTTTAACTTGAGTTAAGATTGATAAAAAAAGTGGGTTAGTAGGGGTTTATAACAACTGCGGAGGCAATTGTATTTGGGTTCTGAGTCGTCAAAAATCATTCTTCATTATTCAAAGGTCCCTGTTTGAGAAGCACATTATCCCGGATGCCGATTTTACCCACATCGTGAAGCAATGCTGCCCGCTCCAGAGCCTCCAGTTCGGCAGGAGAAAACCCCATTTTGGCTGCCGTTAAAACCGAGTAGCGGCTTACCCTTTCGGAATGCCCCGCGATATGCGGTCCCGGGCGTCAAGGGCCGAGGCCAGAACCCGGAGCAGACTGTTCATTAATGTGCGCTGCCGGTTGTATATGCGGCTGTTCTCTAATGCCCTGGCATTTTCCGGTATATTCCCCTTTGTTTGTCTGGTTCCTTTTTTGGAATACATTTAAAAAAGCGTTTTCAGTCATGGGAGGAGCCTTGATAGAATATCTACACAGGTACGGGTTTAAGCGGGAAGTGGAAACGCTTCTGAGAAACCAGTAATAATGTTTCTCACTGAACTTTTCGGGGTGAATTGGATATAATAATAGTAACAAGGGTTGGCGCTTGCCTGAGTCTGTAAAAAAATCCTTGTTCAGCGATCACTTTTACCGTATAATGAAGCTAGGATGGCCGAAGGGAACGAAAAGCAATAAATTTTAAAATTGAGGTTATTCAGGAGATGGTTTTATGGCCACCAAAAGTATACTAAAAAATATAGATATTAGAGAAAGAAGAATGGGGCGTGCCCTTATATTGGCATTGGAAAAATCTGAAGCCAAGAAGGGCAAACAGGTTGAGTTAAGTCGTATATGCCGGGAGATAAAAGGAGAAAAAATTAAGGATATATTTGGAAACATATAAATGACGGGATATACTCTTATAAACTTGCGGGAAATGATTGAGCATCTTGGAGAGGATAAAACTAAAATTATTCTCTCCAATTTTATGTGCCCCCTAAATAAAGATGTAGATGATTTTTTGAAATCTAAATCTATAGAGTTCTCAAAGCAAGGAATAGCAATAACATATTTGGTATTTGCATCAAATAAAAACGAAAACGTTTTAATAGGGTATTTTACCTTGGCTACCAAAATTATTATGGTTTACAGGACAAGCCTAAGTAATACCTTGCGCAAGAGAATAACAAAATTTGCACAGTATGATAATGACTTCAAGAGGTATGTTTTTCCTGCCCCGCTTATAGGGCAACTATCAAAGAACTTTTTTAACGGTTATGACAAATTAATTTCCGGGGATGAACTTCTAAAACTCGCATGCGATAAGATAAAGGCAATACAAAGAGAAATAGGTGGCAGGGTAGTATATTTAGAGTGTGAGGACAACCCGAAGTTAATAAATTTTTATTCGGCAAACGGATTTGTTCAGTTCGGCAAAAGGAAGTTAGACAGGGATGAAGTTGGTTTAATGCAAGGGGAATATTTAGTGCAGCTGCTAAAATACCTTAAACCCTAAGAAAATCTATTATGAATAATTATCTAATTTCTTCTAACCTTATGGAACCTGCTAATAATTATATCCATAAAGGCTACAATGCAAAGTTAAGAAGCCCCCAATCCCTTGTGCCATGCGGGTTTGCGGGGTTTTAATATGCAGTAAACCAGAGGCTTTAATGAACGGGTCTGTTCTGGACTAAGCCCTTCGACCTTATCCAGAACCCCCCAGTATGTGCCTATCCCTCGCCGTGCTAACATTTTAACGCATTAAAGGGCTTTCAGCCGGGAAACCCCATGCGGATCGTTCAGCTTTTTATAAGATTTTTCAGCTGAATGCTAAAATGAAAGCTACCAATAAATCCATAGCTGTGCTTAAGAAGAGAATGAACAATTAAAGCAAGCTTTGGCGTTGGAGAAATTTTTTAGCTTAGCTA
The sequence above is a segment of the Desulfallas thermosapovorans DSM 6562 genome. Coding sequences within it:
- the istB gene encoding IS21-like element helper ATPase IstB; the encoded protein is MINKIPVADRKALEQGLKRLKLRYTREIIDSVNELAMEEEPGYIDFLAYLVEHEIKMRDEAQRLKNMKRAKFPQLKTLNEFDYSFQNSINQQSIRDLASLDFMHAKENVVFLGPSGVGKTHLAIGLGVVAVNAGYKVRFYTFTELVEDLYASLADSSFNKRIDTILKNHLIILDELGYVSMDETASDHIFQFIARAYEQRSLIVTSNLNFAEWGTLFANASTAAATLDRLLHHAHVFNMKGDSYRMRNRLIPTNIDQHNELPELVDQHN
- a CDS encoding phosphomannomutase — translated: MHKSIEACRTAFKAYDIRGKVPDELNEEIAYRIGRAYVNLFKTKKIAVGHDVRVSSPALVNALAKGLMESGCDVIDIGLCGTEQIYFATFHMGLDGGIMVTASHNPQDYNGMKLVRSGARPISGDSGLRELEERVISSAYTSSPSSDASLGKYIRQDIMAEYVQHLLSYVDQSILRPFKVVVNAGNGCAGPVIDLLEQCLPFQFIKINHVPDGTFPNGIPNPLLPENRDVTAKAVRESGADVGIAWDGDFDRCFLYDEQGKFIEGYYIVGLLAKAFLQRYRGGKIIHDPRLTWNTVELVRDAGGVPVLSKTGHAFIKERMRLEDALYGGEMSAHHYFRDFNYCDSGMIPWLLVLEIMSRQGKRLSELIQERMNRFPVSGEINRRVAQPGKVIQYIEQRFAKEKPIIDRTDGLSMEFDTWRFNVRMSNTEPLLRLNVETKGDFKLLEQKTNEILALIDSVSDKTI
- a CDS encoding glycosyltransferase family 2 protein — translated: MKKLIVQIPCYNEEKTLPLTVADIPRKIPGIDKVEILIIDDGSSDKTVEVAREIGVDHIVSFPKNKGLARAFAAGLNACLRLGADIIVNTDGDNQYNGADIPKLIRPILEGRAEIVIGDRQVETIDHFSKTKIMLQKLGSWVVRKASSTDVPDTTSGFRAYSRDAALQINVTSDYTYTLETIISAGHRRMGIESVPISTNEKLRESRLFSSIRKYVSRSAATIIRIYTMYQPLKVFMGMGIFSMILGSIIGIRYLVFYFMGQGIGHIQSLILMAVLLIMGFQLIIFGMLADLIANNRKLNEQILTKVRKIDADINKGNSLYLSSMQKGIELIQLRRKTGESK
- a CDS encoding HD-GYP domain-containing protein, giving the protein MSNEEWALMKSHAELGAKILANVKPIHLAEKLYKGALCHQEKYDGTGYPRGIKGEEIPLVARIIAIADTFDAITTDRPYRKGATFKDALAEIQRCAGTHFDPRVVPFFIKAISREFNIEQPA
- the istA gene encoding IS21 family transposase, with protein sequence MKIQELKQAGLYKKTVAEILSMDRGTVAKYWNCSEPEKQKPIYHRSSILDPYKDYIKERLEKWPKLSAERLFNEIKEKGYTGSNRTVRRYVATIRPQGSREYKPYETLPGEQAQIDWGHMGEIIENGRRKKLYVFVFCLSWSRQRYVEFITSLNSAVFNGCVHRALNYIGGVPETILFDNAKTVVSERVGTVIRFNENLMHIALKYGFTPKACWVNDAESKGKVESNVKYVKHGFYYARDFTSVDDLNNQAMEWLETVANAKPHGTTGCVPAEQLIKEQKYLKPLPPIKEALPVTEKRKATKTALIFIDANKYSVPAQFARKTVRYLRYEDRIEILDDKSVIATHQLAKGKNQTIINDNHYPLHNQPAKKPKNALQAKFEALAPEAAEYLQGLSRSRHGHLREQMEKIIALAKQHDSAIVSNAMKRSLSFGAFGYGILKRIIDRQIKAPRSLPEPPNNTKKAKLNTLYHVDVERRDTSYYGGVM
- a CDS encoding UDP-glucose dehydrogenase family protein; translated protein: MRISVVGAGYVGLATAVSLAETGNEVCVVEKEMDKLEKLKNGISPFFEPGLEQALNELIRERKISFHQDLKEKIHNSEIIFIAVGTPSLPSGEADLSGLIKVCTQIGKLMRDYKVIVIKSTVPVGTCDLAKRIIRENQEDLYDFDVVSNPEFLREGTALKDAREPSRIILGCGSKKARNIMQKLYEFVDAPVIITDLRSSEMIKYASNAFLATKISFINEIANICDKVGADIIEVARGMGKDKRIGSDFLRAGIGYGGSCFPKDTKALIQIAGHVAHDFKLLKAVVEVNNLQWKKVVEKLEFLLGDIKKKTITIWGLSFKPGTDDTREAPSILIIKEINRLGGVVQVYDPVIKGPVGGAFEGVTFCTDPYAAAEGSDAVILVTEWQEFLNIDWQRLKKGMAQPVLIDGRNVYDPHTIVANGFYYSCIGRPSVENRGFVKESMVDVYNIAEKRWNIS